The following are from one region of the candidate division KSB1 bacterium genome:
- a CDS encoding sigma-70 family RNA polymerase sigma factor, with protein sequence MLQHAGSAVQHPQGLSVKQGVRRRQSVTSEKELLSSVLAGDWDAFRLLVERFQGLVGHIVFRLVKEPDDRADLCQEVFLRVYRHLPHFRGECKLSTWIAQIAYNTCLNWLQKKRPDVYGLDGEDNVSLDELPGHLPSPEETATRQDLAAHLEQEIMALPLPYRTILTLYHVEEMSYEEIGRVMGFPQGTVKSYLFRARRRLKERLLSRYGREEL encoded by the coding sequence ATGTTGCAGCACGCCGGCTCGGCCGTGCAACATCCTCAGGGGCTGTCGGTCAAACAGGGTGTGAGGAGGAGGCAGAGCGTCACAAGCGAAAAAGAGCTGCTTTCTTCGGTCCTGGCTGGCGACTGGGATGCTTTCCGCCTGCTGGTGGAGCGCTTCCAGGGACTGGTGGGGCACATCGTGTTTCGTTTGGTGAAGGAGCCGGATGACCGCGCGGACTTGTGTCAGGAGGTCTTCCTGCGCGTGTACCGGCACCTGCCGCACTTTCGCGGCGAATGCAAGTTATCGACCTGGATCGCACAGATCGCATACAACACCTGCCTGAACTGGTTGCAGAAGAAGCGGCCGGACGTGTATGGGCTGGACGGAGAGGACAATGTGTCGCTGGATGAGCTCCCCGGGCATTTGCCCTCCCCGGAAGAGACCGCCACCAGACAGGATCTTGCCGCGCACCTGGAGCAGGAGATTATGGCCTTGCCATTGCCTTACCGGACCATTCTGACCTTGTACCATGTGGAGGAGATGAGCTACGAGGAGATTGGGCGAGTGATGGGTTTCCCGCAGGGGACGGTGAAAAGCTATCTTTTTCGCGCCAGACGGAGACTGAAGGAAAGGCTGCTGAGCCGCTACGGGCGGGAGGAACTATGA